The following are encoded together in the Triticum dicoccoides isolate Atlit2015 ecotype Zavitan chromosome 6B, WEW_v2.0, whole genome shotgun sequence genome:
- the LOC119320440 gene encoding 60S ribosomal protein L12, which yields MPPKLDPSQIVEVYVRVTGGEVGAASSLAPKIGPLGLSPKKIGEDIAKETAKDWKGLRVTVKLTVQNRQAKVSVVPSAAALVIKALKEPERDRKKVKNIKHSGNISLDDVIEIAKIMKVRSMAKEMAGTVKEILGTCVSVGCTVDGKDPKDLQTEIDDGEVEIPA from the coding sequence ATGCCTCCCAAGCTCGACCCGTCCCAGATCGTGGAGGTGTATGTCCGCGTCACCGGCGGGGAGGTCGGCGCTGCGTCGTCCCTGGCCCCCAAGATCGGTCCGCTCGGTCTCTCCCCAAAGAAGATCGGAGAAGACATCGCCAAGGAGACGGCCAAGGACTGGAAGGGCCTCCGCGTCACCGTCAAGCTCACCGTCCAGAATCGCCAGGCCAAGGTGTCCGTCGTCCCCTCCGCCGCAGCCCTCGTCATCAAGGCGCTCAAGGAGCCCGAGAGGGACCGCAAGAAGGTCAAGAACATCAAGCACAGCGGCAACATCAGCCTCGACGACGTCATCGAGATCGCCAAGATCATGAAGGTCCGCTCCATGGCCAAGGAGATGGCCGGCACCGTCAAGGAGATCCTCGGCACCTGCGTCAGCGTCGGCTGCACCGTTGACGGCAAGGACCCCAAGGATCTGCAGACGGAGATCGACGACGGCGAGGTGGAGATCCCCGCTTAA